The Sylvia atricapilla isolate bSylAtr1 chromosome 5, bSylAtr1.pri, whole genome shotgun sequence genome includes a window with the following:
- the ARSA gene encoding arylsulfatase A isoform X1, which yields MGPQGRYLPWLLLLPPVVAAAVARPNFVLVLADDLGYGDLGCYGHPSSATPHLDRLAARGLRFTDFYSSAAVCSPSRAALLTGRLPVRSGIYPGVFDPGSRGGLPLAEVTVAEVLKARGYATAMVGKWHLGFGHNGSFLPVHQGFDHFLGVPYSHDQGPCQNLTCFPPDTKCFGTCDQGVVPLPLLWNQSIVQQPVSFPELVPLYNKFSRDFIADCARQGRPFLLYYASHHTHYPQFASREFAGRTRRGPFGDALAEFDGSVGQLLQALQENGLENSTLVFFTSDNGPSTLRMARGGSAGHLRCGKGTTYEGGMREPAVAFWPGRIVPGVTHELASTLDILPTLSALAGAALPKVALDGFDLSPLLFGSGKSPRQAVFFFPPSPDPLHGPFAVRLGKYKAHYYTQGSFHSGTTPDQACHGLTPLTPHLPPLLFDLESDPAENYDLLQGRPGPEVLRALRDITLQKVLLEQRLDFGESQMGKGRDASLQPCCAPKCSPKPSCCRCSPR from the exons ATGGGGCCGCAGGGCCGGTacctcccctggctgctgctgctgccgcccgTGGTGGCCGCGGCCGTCGCCCGCCCCAACTTCGTGCTGGTGCTGGCGGACGACCTGGGCTACGGGGACCTGGGGTGCTACGGGCACCCTTCGTCCGCCACGCCGCACCTGGACCGGCTGGCGGCCCGCGGGCTGCGCTTTACCGACTTCTACAGCAGCGCCGCCGTCTGCAGCCCGTCCCG GGCCGCGCTGCTGACCGGCCGCCTCCCGGTGCGCTCGGGGATCTACCCCGGCGTGTTCGACCCCGGCTCCCGGGGAGGGCTCCCGCTGGCCGAGGTCACCGTGGCCGAGGTGCTCAAGGCTCGAGGCTACGCCACGGCCATGGTGGGCAAGTGGCACCTGGGCTTTGGCCACAACGGCTCCTTCCTGCCCGTGCACCAGGGCTTCGATCACTTCCTGGGAGTGCCCTACTCCCATGACCAG GGCCCCTGCCAGAACCTGACATGCTTCCCGCCCGACACCAAATGTTTTGGGACGTGTGACCAGGGCGTGGTGCCGCTGCCGCTGCTGTGGAACCAGAGCATTGTCCAGCAGCCCGTCTCCTTCCCGGAGCTTGTGCCTCTCTACAACAAATTCTCCCGGGATTTCATCGCCGACTGCGCCCGCCAGGGCCGCCCCTTCCTGCTCTACTACGCCTCCCAT CACACGCACTACCCGCAGTTCGCCAGCCGGGAGTTCGCGGGGAGGACGCGGCGGGGACCCTTCGGGGACGCCCTGGCCGAGTTCGACGGCTCcgtggggcagctgctgcaggcgCTGCAGGAAAACGGCCTGGAGAACTCCACCCTGGTGTTCTTCACCTCCGACAACGG cccgtCCACCCTGCGCATGGCACGCGGTGGCAGCGCCGGCCACCTCCGCTGTGGCAAGGGCACGACCTACGAGGGTGGCATGAGGGAGCCGGCGGTGGCTTTTTGGCCAGGCAGGATCGTGCCAG GAGTGACCCATGAGCTGGCCAGCACCCTGGACATCCTGCCCACGCTGAGCgccctggctggagctgccctgcccaAGGTGGCCCTGGATGGATTCGACCTGAGCCCGCTGCTCTTCGGGTCGGGCAAG AGCCCCCGGCAGGCCGTGTTCttcttccctccatcccccGACCCCCTGCACGGCCCCTTCGCCGTCCGCCTGGGCAAGTACAAGGCTCATTACTACACCCAAG gtTCTTTCCACAGCGGCACCACCCCGGACCAGGCGTGCCACGGGCTGACCCCGCTCACCCCGCACCTTCCCCCGCTGCTTTTCGACCTGGAGTCGGACCCCGCGGAGAACTACGACCTGCTGCAGGGCCGGCCGGGCCCCGAGGTGCTGCGGGCGCTCAGGGACATCACCCTGCagaaggtgctgctggagcagcgCCTGGACTTCGGGGAGAGCCAGATGGGGAAGGGCCGGGACGCCTCGCTGCAGCCCTGCTGCGCCCCCAAGTGCAGCCCCAAACCTTCCTGCTGCCGCTGCTCCCCACGCTga
- the ARSA gene encoding arylsulfatase A isoform X2, with the protein MGPQGRYLPWLLLLPPVVAAAVARPNFVLVLADDLGYGDLGCYGHPSSATPHLDRLAARGLRFTDFYSSAAVCSPSRAALLTGRLPVRSGIYPGVFDPGSRGGLPLAEVTVAEVLKARGYATAMVGKWHLGFGHNGSFLPVHQGFDHFLGVPYSHDQGPCQNLTCFPPDTKCFGTCDQGVVPLPLLWNQSIVQQPVSFPELVPLYNKFSRDFIADCARQGRPFLLYYASHFASREFAGRTRRGPFGDALAEFDGSVGQLLQALQENGLENSTLVFFTSDNGPSTLRMARGGSAGHLRCGKGTTYEGGMREPAVAFWPGRIVPGVTHELASTLDILPTLSALAGAALPKVALDGFDLSPLLFGSGKSPRQAVFFFPPSPDPLHGPFAVRLGKYKAHYYTQGSFHSGTTPDQACHGLTPLTPHLPPLLFDLESDPAENYDLLQGRPGPEVLRALRDITLQKVLLEQRLDFGESQMGKGRDASLQPCCAPKCSPKPSCCRCSPR; encoded by the exons ATGGGGCCGCAGGGCCGGTacctcccctggctgctgctgctgccgcccgTGGTGGCCGCGGCCGTCGCCCGCCCCAACTTCGTGCTGGTGCTGGCGGACGACCTGGGCTACGGGGACCTGGGGTGCTACGGGCACCCTTCGTCCGCCACGCCGCACCTGGACCGGCTGGCGGCCCGCGGGCTGCGCTTTACCGACTTCTACAGCAGCGCCGCCGTCTGCAGCCCGTCCCG GGCCGCGCTGCTGACCGGCCGCCTCCCGGTGCGCTCGGGGATCTACCCCGGCGTGTTCGACCCCGGCTCCCGGGGAGGGCTCCCGCTGGCCGAGGTCACCGTGGCCGAGGTGCTCAAGGCTCGAGGCTACGCCACGGCCATGGTGGGCAAGTGGCACCTGGGCTTTGGCCACAACGGCTCCTTCCTGCCCGTGCACCAGGGCTTCGATCACTTCCTGGGAGTGCCCTACTCCCATGACCAG GGCCCCTGCCAGAACCTGACATGCTTCCCGCCCGACACCAAATGTTTTGGGACGTGTGACCAGGGCGTGGTGCCGCTGCCGCTGCTGTGGAACCAGAGCATTGTCCAGCAGCCCGTCTCCTTCCCGGAGCTTGTGCCTCTCTACAACAAATTCTCCCGGGATTTCATCGCCGACTGCGCCCGCCAGGGCCGCCCCTTCCTGCTCTACTACGCCTCCCAT TTCGCCAGCCGGGAGTTCGCGGGGAGGACGCGGCGGGGACCCTTCGGGGACGCCCTGGCCGAGTTCGACGGCTCcgtggggcagctgctgcaggcgCTGCAGGAAAACGGCCTGGAGAACTCCACCCTGGTGTTCTTCACCTCCGACAACGG cccgtCCACCCTGCGCATGGCACGCGGTGGCAGCGCCGGCCACCTCCGCTGTGGCAAGGGCACGACCTACGAGGGTGGCATGAGGGAGCCGGCGGTGGCTTTTTGGCCAGGCAGGATCGTGCCAG GAGTGACCCATGAGCTGGCCAGCACCCTGGACATCCTGCCCACGCTGAGCgccctggctggagctgccctgcccaAGGTGGCCCTGGATGGATTCGACCTGAGCCCGCTGCTCTTCGGGTCGGGCAAG AGCCCCCGGCAGGCCGTGTTCttcttccctccatcccccGACCCCCTGCACGGCCCCTTCGCCGTCCGCCTGGGCAAGTACAAGGCTCATTACTACACCCAAG gtTCTTTCCACAGCGGCACCACCCCGGACCAGGCGTGCCACGGGCTGACCCCGCTCACCCCGCACCTTCCCCCGCTGCTTTTCGACCTGGAGTCGGACCCCGCGGAGAACTACGACCTGCTGCAGGGCCGGCCGGGCCCCGAGGTGCTGCGGGCGCTCAGGGACATCACCCTGCagaaggtgctgctggagcagcgCCTGGACTTCGGGGAGAGCCAGATGGGGAAGGGCCGGGACGCCTCGCTGCAGCCCTGCTGCGCCCCCAAGTGCAGCCCCAAACCTTCCTGCTGCCGCTGCTCCCCACGCTga
- the LOC136361544 gene encoding uncharacterized protein: MALIPIVTLWALCPLLTRAAQPPVPVTVTAAIGEDACLPCGTQPWGDLRGVTLSCSHQAGGDRAVPVLSHRLGWHPPPPEPDWQPPEQPDSRFRGRVAFCAAGTGDSGVSLLLRNLSHPDFGNYSCYVARAEATQLLCSLVLQPAGAEVPKEPDMVMVICALTAAFTAVAIGVLVCARCQGHCWGRAARGPEPAAVAGGEEGEVALGDLKSHNT, encoded by the exons ATGGCGCTGATCCCCATCGTGACgctctgggctctgtgtcccctcctcaCCCGGGCAG CCCAGCCTCCTGTCCCCGTCACTGTCACCGCGGCCATCGGCGAGGACGCCTGCCTGCCCTGCGGCACCCAGCCGTGGGGTGACCTGCGCGGCGTCACCCTCAGCTGCAGCCACCAGGCTGGCGGTGACCGCGCTGTCCCCGTGCTCAGCCACCGCCTGGGCTGGCACCCGCCGCCCCCCGAGCCGGACTGGCAGCCCCCCGAGCAGCCCGACAGCCGCTTTAGGGGCAGGGTAGCCTTCTGCGccgcggggacaggggacagcggcGTGTCGCTGCTGCTGAGGAACCTCAGCCATCCCGATTTCGGGAATTATTCCTGTTATGTCGCCCGAGCAGAGGCCACGCAGCTCTTGtgctccctggtgctgcagcccgCGGGAGCAG AGGTCCCCAAGGAGCCGGACATGGTCATGGTGATCTGTGCCCTCACGGCCGCCTTCACCGCCGTGGCCATCGGGGTGCTGGTGTGTGCCCGCTGCCAGGGCCACTGCTGGGGGCGCGCAG cacGGGGCCCCGAGCCCGCAGCCGtggctggaggggaggaaggagaggtggCCTTGGGTGACCTGAAGAGTCACAACACCTGA
- the LOC136361557 gene encoding acrosin-like produces the protein MALLWLLLLLALAGPVGGTWDSCRGTCGLRPLAFDHSSLVLNYDSSDGASGSSDVPSLVVDGPGVPSGTWPGVVSIQAALENGTWHMCSGALIHPQWVVTVAQCFRGAGDTSRWKVVMGATDLARPGPESKQIRIKRIVKHKHYNDDTQRNNIALVQLDQPVECSDYIQLGCVPDSSVAVAELKTCYIAGWRASPESAENPGVVLQEAKVRLIDVQLCNSSRWYGGAVHPQELCAGYPRGGIDTCQGDIGGPLVCKDHVGDYFWLVGLAGWGKGCAGDKRPGVFTSTQHFHGWMQHRLGLVPPQTEPPEPSPAPRAEEKPPEIEPEPIPVLVPEAELEKELAPQPKPVPIPVPIPEPEPIPEPEEEEEEEEEEEEEEEEEEEPEPTPTPNPSITISFPQAVLLRFFGNLKEFLEFLRDKMH, from the exons ATGgctttgctgtggctgctgctcctgctggccctggccgGGCCCGTGGGGGGCACCTGGGACAGCTGCAG AGGCACCTGCGGGCTCCGGCCCTTGGCTTTTGACCACAGCTCGCTGGTGCTGAACTACGACTCCTCGGATGGAGCCTCGGGATCCTCTGACGTCCCTTCTCTCGTCGTGGATggccccggtgtcccctcagggACCTGGCCTGGAGTCGTCAGCATCCAGGCCGCCCTGGAGAACGGCACGTGGCACATGTGCTCCGGGGCACTGATCCACCCGCAGTGGGTGGTGACGGTGGCCCAGTGCTTCAGAGGGGCTGG ggacacctccaggtGGAAGGTAGTGATGGGGGCCACGGATCTGGCTCGGCCAGGCCCCGAGTCCAAGCAGATCCGCATCAAGCGGATCGTGAAGCACAAGCACTACAACGATGACACGCAGAGGAACAACATCGCCCTTGTGCAGCTTGACCAGCCCGTGGAGTGCAGCGACTACatccagctgggctgtgtgccCGACAGCTCCGTAGCGGTGGCCGAGCTGAAAACCTGCTACATCGCGGGCTGGAGAGCCAGCCCGGAGAGCG CCGAGAATCCGGGcgtggtgctgcaggaggccaAGGTGCGGCTCATCGACGTCCAGCTCTGCAACAGCAGCCGCTGGTACGGGGGGGCCGTGCACCCCCAGGAGCTGTGCGCGGGGTACCCGCGGGGCGGCATCGACACCTGCCAG GGGGACATCGGCGGACCCCTGGTGTGCAAGGACCACGTTGGTGACTATTTCTGGCTGGTGGGGCTGGCGGGCTGGGGCAAGGGCTGTGCCGGTGACAAACGTCCCGGGGTGTTCACCTCCACCCAGCACTTCCACGGCTGGATGCAGCACCGGCTGGGGTTGGTGCCGCCCCAAACGGAGCCTCCAGAACCGTCGCCAGCCCCCCGCGCTGAAGAAAAGCCACCAGAAATAGAACCAGAACCGATACCCGTACTGGTACCGgaagcagaactggaaaaagAACTAGCACCACAACCTAAACCAGTACCAATACCGGTACCGATACCAGAACCCGAGCCGATACCAGAAccagaagaagaagaggaggaagaggaggaagaagaagaagaagaggaggaagaagaagaaccAGAACCAACGCCAACACCAAACCCTTCAATAACAATTTCATTCCCACAGGCCGTCCTGCTGAGGTTCTTTGGGAATCTGAAGGAGTTCCTGGAGTTCCTGAGGGACAAAATGCATTGA
- the LOC136362000 gene encoding acrosin-like, with the protein MALLWLLLLLALAGPVGGTWDSCRSTCGLRPMVLNESSAIPEYRSSDSANGTSLDVNPGTWTGIASIQVTLENGTWHMCSGTLISHRWVLTAARCFTTAEDVHKWKVVLGATDLAQPGREAEVFQIKRVLKHKNYDHDSERNNIALVELEQPVECSDYIQLGCVPDSSVAVAELKTCYIAGWRASPESAPGPRLVLQEAKVRLIDVQLCNSSRWYGGAVHPQELCAGYPRGGIDTCQGDSGGPLVCKDNTKEKFWLVGLASWGRGCARARRPGIFTSTQHFHAWIRAYTHPHPPKPSPTPAPTRHSPAPGTVPDISFPKRTLMQFLEKLQEMLELLRDRKG; encoded by the exons ATGgctttgctgtggctgctgctcctgctggccctggccgGGCCCGTGGGGGGCACCTGGGACAGCTGCAG AAGCACCTGCGGGCTCCGGCCCATGGTTCTGAATGAAAGCTCTGCGATCCCCGAGTACAGATCCTCGGATTCTGCCAACGGCACCAGTCTCGATGTCAATCCGGGCACCTGGACTGGCATTGCCAGCATCCAGGTCACCCTGGAGAACGGCACGTGGCACATGTGCTCGGGGACACTCATCAGCCATCGCTGGGTCCTCACTGCTGCCCGCTGCTTCACCACGGCCGA GGATGTCCACAAGTGGAAGGTGGTGTTGGGGGCCACGGATCTGGCTCAGCCGGGCCGCGAGGCCGAGGTGTTCCAGATCAAACGGGTCCTGAAGCACAAGAACTACGACCATGACTCAGAGAGGAACAACATCGCCCtggtggagctggagcagcccgTGGAGTGCAGCGACTACatccagctgggctgtgtgccCGACAGCTCCGTGGCGGTGGCCGAGCTGAAAACCTGCTACATCGCGGGCTGGAGAGCCAGCCCGGAGAGCG CTCCCGGCCCGcgcctggtgctgcaggaggccaAGGTGCGGCTCATCGACGTCCAGCTCTGCAACAGCAGCCGCTGGTACGGGGGGGCCGTGCACCCCCAGGAGCTGTGCGCGGGGTACCCGCGGGGCGGCATCGACACCTGCCAG GGGGACAGCGGCGGTCCCCTGGTCTGCAAGGACAACACCAAGGAGAAATTCTGGCTGGTGGGCCTGGccagctggggcagaggctgtgccagggccaggaGGCCGGGGATCTTCACCTCCACCCAGCATTTCCACGCCTGGATCCGTGCCTACACCCACCCGCACCCGCCAAAGCCATCGCCAACGCCGGCGCCCACCCGGCACTCGCCGGCGCCAGGCACCGTCCCGGATATTTCCTTCCCAAAACGCACCCTGATGCAGTTCCTTGAGAAGCTGCAGGAGATGTTGGAGCTCCTCAGGGACAGGAAGGGGTGA
- the TSPAN33 gene encoding tetraspanin-33 yields MARRAAVPAGPLGDDFSFVSPVVKYVLFFFNLLFWMISMVMVAVGVYARLLKHAEAAMACLAVDPAILLVMVGVLTFLITFCGCVGSLRENICLLQVFSVCLTIIFLLQLAAGVLGFVFSDKARGKVSEIINGAIVHYRDDLDLQNLIDFGQKEFSCCGGVSYKDWSQNMYFNCTATNPSRERCSVPFSCCLHDTSQAVINTMCGHGMQARGYLEASAFIHTNGCIDKLVNWTHSNLFLLGGIALGLALPQLVGIVLAQLLINQIRDQIKLQLYNQQHRADPWY; encoded by the exons ATGGCGAGGCGGGCGGCGGTCCCCGCTGGGCCCCTCGGGGACGATTTCTCCTTCGTGAGCCCGGTGGTCAAGTACGTGCTCTTCTTCTTCAACCTGCTCTTCTGG aTGATCTCCATGGTGATGGTGGCCGTGGGGGTGTACGCCCGGCTGCTGAAGCACGCAG AGGCGGCCATGGCGTGCCTGGCGGTGGACCCTGCCATCCTCCTCGTCATGGTGGGCGTCCTCACCTTCCTCATCACCTTCTGCGGCTGCGTGGGCTCCTTGCGGGAGAACAtctgcctgctgcaggtg TTCTCTGTCTGCCTGACCAtcatcttcctcctgcagctggcgGCCGGCGTGCTGGGCTTTGTCTTCTCTGATAAG GCACGGGGGAAGGTCAGCGAGATCATCAACGGGGCCATCGTGCACTACCGGGATGACCTGGACCTGCAGAACCTCATCGATTTCGGGCAGAAGGAG TTCAGCTGCTGCGGGGGTGTCTCCTACAAGGACTGGTCCCAGAACATGTACTTCAACTGCACGGCCACCAACCCCAGCCGTGAGCGCTGCTCCgtgcccttctcctgctgcctgcacgACACCAGCCAG gccGTCATCAACACCATGTGTGGCCACGGGATGCAGGCCAGGGGCTACCTGGAGGCCAGTGCCTTCATCCACACCAACGGCTGCATCGACAAGCTGGTCAACTGGACCCACAGCAACCTCTTCCTGCTGGGGGGCATCGccctggggctggccctgccccag CTGGTGGGCATCGTCCTGGCGCAGCTCCTCATCAACCAGATCCGCGACCAGATCAAGCTGCAGCTCTACAACCAGCAGCACCGGGCAGACCCCTGGTACTGA
- the SMO gene encoding protein smoothened, with product MWPGRGGRRWALALALALALGGRCPAAHNASAGPPRCRRPAPCERLRFGACLGSALPYAATSTLLAADSASQEEAHGKLLLWSGLRNAPRCWDVIQPLLCAVYMPKCEDGQVELPSQTLCQATRAPCTIVERERGWPDFLKCTTDRFPEGCPNEVQNIKFNSSGQCEAPLVRTDNPKSWYEDVEGCGIQCQNPLFTEKEHREMHVYIAAFSSVTIFCTFFTLATFVADWRNSNRYPAVILFYVNACFFVGSIGWLAQFMDGARDEIVCRADGTMRLGEPTSNETLSCVIIFVIVYYSLMSGVIWFVMLTYAWHTSFKALGTTYQPLLGKTSYFHLITWSIPFVLTVAILAVAQVDGDSVSGICFVGYKNYRYRAGFVLAPIGLVLIVGGYFLIRGVMTLFSIKSNHPGLLSEKAASKINETMLRLGIFGFLAFGFVFITFGCHFYDFFNQAEWERSFREYVLCEANVTIATQTNKPIPECEIKNRPSLLVEKINLFAMFGTGVSMSTWVWTKATLLIWKRTWCRLTGQSDDQPKRIKKSKMIAKAFSKRKELLRDPGQELSFSMHTVSHDGPVAGLAFNINEPSADVSSAWAQHVTKMVARRGAILPQDISVTPVATPVPPEERANLWVVEADVSPELQKRGGRKKKRRKKKKKEVTPDPERCLGGSGLSSVPRLPRLPAQPCLVAFVPDVLPAVQPRATFPGRRADVLHVISNPFCPESGAEHDGAGRWQHNGGPLWAPLPQPGVPRTQGQRAALAPIHSRTNLVEAELLEPDSDF from the exons ATGTGGCCgggccgcggcgggcggcgctGGGCTCTGGCGCTGGCCCTGGCGCTGGCTTTGGGAGGCCGCTGCCCCGCCGCCCACAACGCCTCGGCCGGgcccccgcgctgccgccgccccgcgccctGCGAGCGCCTCCGCTTCGGAGCCTGCCTGGGCTCGGCGCTGCCCTACGCCGCCACCTCCACGCTGCTGGCCGCCGACTCCGCCTCGCAGGAGGAGGCACAcgggaagctgctgctctggtccG GCCTGCGCAATGCCCCACGCTGCTGGGACGTCATCCAGCCCCTGCTGTGTGCCGTGTACATGCCCAAGTGTGAGGATGGGCAGGTGGAGCTGCCCAGCCAGACCCTGTGCCAGGCCACACGGGCACCCTGCACCATCGTGGAGCGCGAGCGCGGCTGGCCCGACTTCCTCAAGTGCACCACCGACCGCTTCCCCGAGGGCTGCCCG AACGAGGTGCAGAACATCAAGTTCAACAGCTCGGGGCAGTGCGAGGCGCCGCTGGTGCGGACGGACAACCCCAAGAGCTGGTACGAGGACGTGGAGGGCTGTGGCATCCAGTGCCAGAACCCGCTGTTCACCGAGAAGGAGCACCGCGAGATGCACGTCTACATCGCCGCCTTCAGCTCCGTCACCATCTTCTGCACCTTCTTCACCCTG GCCACCTTTGTCGCCGACTGGAGGAACTCCAACCGCTACCCGGCCGTCATCCTGTTCTACGTCAACGCCTGCTTCTTCGTGGGCAGCATTGGTTGGCTGGCACAGTTCATGGATGGCGCCCGCGACGAGATCGTGTGCCGGGCTGACGGCACCATGCGGCTGGGCGAGCCCAC CTCCAACGAGACGCTGTCCTGCGTCATCATCTTCGTCATCGTCTACTACTCGCTGATGTCGGGCGTCATCTGGTTCGTCATGCTCACCTACGCCTGGCACACGTCCTTCAAGGCCCTGGGCACCACCTACCAGCCCCTGCTGGGCAAGACCTCCTACTTCCACCTCATCACCTGGTCCATCCCCTTCGTGCTCACCGTGGCCATCCTGGCCGTGGCGCAG GTGGACGGTGACTCTGTCAGTGGCATCTGCTTCGTGGGCTACAAGAACTACCGCTACCGAGCCGGCTTCGTGCTGGCCCCCATCGGGCTCGTGCTCATCGTGGGGGGCTATTTCCTCATCAGGG GGGTCATGACCCTCTTCTCCATCAAGAGCAACCACCCCGGGCTGCTGAGCGAGAAGGCGGCCAGCAAGATCAACGAGACCATGCTGCGCCTGG GCATTTTTGGTTTCTTGGCCTTTGGCTTCGTCTTCATCACCTTTGGTTGCCACTTCTATGACTTCTTCAACCAGGCTGAGTGGGAGCGCAGCTTCCGGGAATACGTCCT GTGTGAGGCCAATGTCACCATCGCCACGCAGACCAACAAGCCCATCCCGGAGTGTGAGATCAAGAACCGGCCCAGCCTCCTGGTGGAGAAGATCAACCTCTTCGCCATGTTCGGCACCGGTGTCTCCATGAGCACCTGGGTCTGGACCAAGGCCACCCTGCTCATCTGGAAGCGCACCTGGTGCAG GCTGACAGGGCAGAGCGATGACCAGCCCAAGAGGATCAAGAAGAGCAAGATGATCGCCAAGGCCTTCTCCAAGCGCAAGGAGCTGCTGCGTGACCCAGGCCAGGAGCTGTCCTTCAGCATGCACACCGTGTCGCACGATGGCCCCGTGG CTGGCTTGGCCTTCAACATCAACGAGCCGTCGGCCGACGTGTCCTCGGCGTGGGCGCAGCACGTCACCAAGATGGTGGCCAGGAGAGGAGCCATCCTGCCCCAGGACATCTCTGTGACACCTGTGGCCACACCTG tgccaccagagGAGAGGGCCAACCTGTGGGTGGTGGAGGCCGACGTGTCCCCGGAGCTGCAGAAACGCGGCGGCCgcaagaagaagaggaggaagaagaagaagaaggaggtgACCCCAGACCCCGAGCGCTGCttggggggctctgggctgagctctgTCCCTCGCCTGCCCCGCCTGCCCgctcagccctgcctggtgGCTTTTGTCCCCGATGTCCTGCCGGCCGTCCAGCCCCGTGCCACCTTCCCCGGCCGCAGAGCCGACGTCCTGCACGTCATCAGCAACCCCTTCTGCCCCGAGAGCGGCGCTGAGCACGACGGCGCCGGGCGCTGGCAGCACAACGGCGGCCCCCTTTGGGCCCCCCTGCCGCAGCCCGGCGTGCCCAGGACTCAGGGTCAGCGGGCAGCGCTGGCCCCCATCCACTCCCGGACCAACCTGGTGGAGgcggagctgctggagcccgATTCGGACTTCTGA
- the LOC136361555 gene encoding acrosin-like: MALLWLLLLLALAGPVGGTWDSCRGTCGLRPLAFDHSSLVQDYNPSDDDYATLGSSDVTSLVRAGPGVPSGTWPGVVSIQAALENGTWHMCSGALIHPQWVVTVAQCFRGAGDISIYEVLIGATDLSQPGPKAELRHIQRLLKHQSYVAATARNNIALVQLDQPVECSDYIQLGCVPDSSLAVAELKTCYIAGWRASPESAPGPRLVLQEAKVRLIDVQLCNSSRWYGGAVHPQELCAGYPRGGIDTCQGDSGGPLICKDHVGDYFWLVGLASWGKGCAGEKRPGVFTSTQHFRGWIQVQLGVVSSNPAPTSTEPAPTPSLTPMLPLTPALTLTVIEGPPQPESDASITISFPKRMLLRFFQALQDFLEFLRDTMR, from the exons ATGgctttgctgtggctgctgctcctgctggccctggccgGGCCCGTGGGGGGCACCTGGGACAGCTGCAG AGGCACCTGCGGGCTCCGGCCCTTGGCTTTCGACCACAGCTCGCTGGTGCAGGATTACAACCCCTCAGACGATGACTACGCAACTTTGGGATCTTCTGATGTCACCTCCCTCGTCAGGGCTggccccggtgtcccctcagggACCTGGCCTGGAGTCGTCAGCATCCAGGCCGCCCTGGAGAACGGCACGTGGCACATGTGCTCCGGGGCACTGATCCACCCGCAGTGGGTGGTGACGGTGGCCCAGTGCTTCAGAGGGGCTGG GGACATCTCCATTTACGAAGTGCTGATCGGGGCCACGGATCTGAGCCAGCCGGGGCCCAAGGCCGAGCTGCGCCACATCCAGCGGCTGCTGAAGCACCAGAGCTACGTGGCCGCCACGGCGAGGAACAACATCGCCCTTGTGCAGCTTGACCAGCCCGTGGAGTGCAGCGACTACatccagctgggctgtgtgccCGACAGCTCCCTGGCGGTGGCCGAGCTGAAAACCTGCTACATCGCGGGCTGGAGAGCCAGCCCGGAGAGCG CTCCCGGCCCGcgcctggtgctgcaggaggccaAGGTGCGGCTCATCGACGTCCAGCTCTGCAACAGCAGCCGCTGGTACGGGGGGGCCGTGCACCCCCAGGAGCTGTGCGCGGGGTACCCGCGGGGCGGCATCGACACCTGCCAG GGGGACAGCGGAGGTCCCCTCATCTGCAAGGACCACGTTGGTGACTATTTCTGGCTGGTGGGATTGGCCAGCTGGGGCAAGGGCTGTGCCGGTGAAAAACGCCCCGGGGTGTTCACCTCCACCCAGCACTTCCGTGGATGGATCCAAGTCCAGCTGGGGGTGGTCTCATCAAACCCAGCCCCGACATCGACAGAGCCGGCCCCGACCCCAAGCCTCACCCCGATGCTGCCCCTGACGCCGGCCCTGACCCTGACTGTCATCGAGGGGCCACCACAGCCAGAATCAGACGCGTCCATAACGATTTCCTTCCCAAAACGCATGCTGCTGAGATTcttccaggctctgcaggactTCTTGGAGTTCCTAAGGGACACGATGCGTTGA